Proteins from one Desulfonema limicola genomic window:
- a CDS encoding single-stranded DNA-binding protein, with protein MAGMSKAVIIGHLGRDPEVRYTPDGLAVTNFSVAATEKIKGVDQTQWFKVTAFGKLGEICGQYLSKGRQVYIDGRLQTSEWEDQEGKKRFTLEVIASNMQMLGSRADAAPQGGGYGPPPGGGYQNQPPYQGGGYGPPPGSGYQNQPPYQGGGYGPPPGGGYQNQPPYQGGGYGPPPGSGYQNQPPYQGGGYQGTPAGDPGYSDQDTNYPEPDNYQESSELSSSKEDHPAPSESAAKDDTFKDKSDMGGNQADNVPDDDDIPF; from the coding sequence ATGGCTGGAATGAGCAAAGCCGTTATAATTGGACATTTAGGAAGAGATCCAGAGGTTCGTTACACACCAGATGGCCTGGCAGTTACAAATTTTAGTGTTGCAGCAACTGAAAAAATAAAAGGTGTAGATCAGACACAATGGTTTAAAGTTACTGCTTTTGGTAAACTGGGAGAGATTTGCGGTCAATATCTTAGCAAAGGCAGGCAGGTATATATTGACGGCCGCCTGCAGACAAGTGAATGGGAAGATCAAGAAGGCAAAAAAAGATTTACTCTTGAAGTGATTGCAAGCAATATGCAGATGTTAGGTTCTCGTGCAGATGCTGCTCCTCAGGGAGGCGGTTACGGGCCTCCTCCTGGCGGCGGCTATCAAAACCAGCCTCCTTATCAGGGCGGCGGTTACGGGCCTCCTCCTGGCAGCGGCTATCAAAACCAGCCTCCTTACCAGGGCGGCGGTTACGGGCCTCCTCCTGGCGGCGGTTATCAAAACCAGCCTCCTTACCAGGGCGGCGGTTACGGGCCTCCTCCTGGCAGCGGTTATCAAAACCAGCCTCCTTACCAGGGCGGCGGTTATCAGGGCACTCCGGCTGGCGATCCAGGATATTCAGATCAGGACACCAATTATCCTGAGCCTGATAATTACCAGGAAAGTTCTGAATTAAGCAGCAGCAAAGAAGATCATCCTGCTCCTTCTGAAAGTGCTGCTAAAGATGATACTTTTAAAGATAAAAGTGATATGGGAGGAAATCAGGCAGACAATGTACCTGATGATGATGACATTCCTTTTTAA
- a CDS encoding Hsp20/alpha crystallin family protein: MDYIKIRFGNNLDQLSSNFEKNIEDIFRAISPRFTCTECTWTPPMDIYEAPEEIIILAEIAGVNKDDLDIEINTKAVKITGKRIDMPRLENATYRLAEIRCGKFERILFLPNPINTEQVTASYLDGMLYIRLAKLQTDKTHKIQISNE, translated from the coding sequence ATGGATTATATAAAAATACGATTTGGAAATAACCTGGATCAGTTAAGTTCAAACTTTGAAAAAAATATTGAAGATATTTTCCGTGCCATCAGTCCCCGTTTTACATGTACGGAATGTACATGGACTCCGCCTATGGATATTTATGAAGCTCCTGAAGAGATTATTATTCTTGCTGAAATTGCAGGGGTAAATAAAGATGATCTGGATATTGAAATAAATACAAAAGCTGTTAAAATTACCGGAAAGCGTATAGATATGCCCCGTTTGGAAAATGCAACATACAGGCTTGCAGAGATCAGATGCGGGAAATTTGAACGGATTCTTTTTCTTCCAAATCCCATTAATACGGAACAAGTAACAGCATCATATCTTGACGGTATGCTTTATATTCGCCTGGCAAAACTGCAAACAGATAAAACCCATAAAATACAAATTTCAAATGAATAG
- a CDS encoding SIR2 family NAD-dependent protein deacylase has protein sequence MNSELIKILKNFAASSQNITVLTGAGISAESGIPTFRGAEGYWTIGSKEYHPQEMATFSMFSRKPDEVWKWYLYRLNVCGIAKPNTGHYAIVEMERLFGKRFTLITQNIDGLHLKAGSSHEKTYHIHGNIFYMRCSAECSDNLYSVPNTFQGRPKNTDIDEIEQKLLTCPRCGKRTRPHVLWFDETYNEEFFKFHSSLEAAKNTDLLIVVGTSGATNLPNQIAWEVSRHKGLIIDINIEENLFSKLAVSNKGFFIQQESSTALPELVQIFKD, from the coding sequence ATGAACTCAGAACTTATAAAAATCTTAAAAAACTTTGCTGCTTCTTCTCAAAATATCACTGTACTCACAGGGGCAGGTATCTCGGCAGAAAGCGGTATTCCAACATTTCGAGGTGCAGAAGGGTATTGGACAATAGGCTCAAAAGAATATCATCCCCAGGAAATGGCAACCTTTTCCATGTTTTCCCGCAAACCTGACGAAGTCTGGAAATGGTATCTTTACAGATTGAATGTTTGTGGAATTGCAAAACCCAATACAGGCCATTATGCCATAGTGGAGATGGAAAGGCTTTTTGGAAAACGATTTACCCTTATTACCCAGAATATAGATGGATTACACCTGAAAGCAGGAAGCAGCCATGAAAAAACTTATCATATTCACGGAAACATATTTTACATGCGCTGTTCTGCCGAATGTTCTGATAATCTCTACTCAGTCCCAAATACATTTCAGGGCCGCCCAAAAAATACAGATATTGATGAGATTGAACAAAAACTTTTAACATGCCCCAGATGCGGAAAAAGAACCCGTCCCCATGTTTTATGGTTTGATGAGACATATAATGAAGAATTTTTCAAGTTTCACAGCTCCCTTGAAGCAGCAAAGAACACAGACCTGCTTATAGTTGTTGGTACATCAGGAGCTACAAATCTTCCCAATCAAATAGCCTGGGAGGTAAGCAGGCATAAAGGATTGATAATTGATATTAATATTGAAGAAAATCTGTTCTCAAAACTGGCAGTCAGCAATAAGGGTTTTTTTATACAGCAGGAAAGCAGCACAGCTTTACCTGAACTAGTGCAGATATTTAAAGATTAA
- a CDS encoding acyltransferase has protein sequence MIKKVFYNLRGLVSLLIYFLNTMFWVIPIFLTAIIKLIAPHKSFSRLCDYILTGSANNWVWINNLTQQIFCNIKWHVSGLNNLKPCQWYLITANHQSWVDILVLQRIFHHKIPFLKFFLKKELFWVPVLGLAWWALDFPFMKRYSRDFIKKYPHLKGRDLDVTKKACEKFKTIPVSIINFAEGTRFTKTKHKKQDSPYKNLLKPKAGGLAFVLGAMGEYLDSFLDVTIAYPEGAKSFWDFLCGNIKDIRVQVKSLTIKPEMLGDYFEDKQFRNDFQTWVNKLWEQKDRCIDVMLSDTQSDIDTSRSALSICSEPLPDFNKIRIL, from the coding sequence ATGATAAAAAAAGTATTTTATAATTTGCGAGGTCTGGTTTCTCTTTTAATTTATTTTCTAAATACAATGTTCTGGGTTATTCCTATTTTTCTTACGGCCATTATCAAGCTTATTGCACCCCATAAATCATTTAGCAGATTATGTGATTATATCCTGACTGGTTCAGCTAATAACTGGGTTTGGATAAACAATCTGACCCAGCAGATATTCTGTAATATCAAATGGCATGTGTCAGGACTGAATAACCTGAAACCCTGTCAATGGTATCTTATTACAGCTAACCATCAGTCCTGGGTTGATATCCTGGTATTGCAGAGGATTTTTCATCATAAGATTCCTTTTTTAAAATTTTTTCTAAAAAAAGAGTTGTTCTGGGTTCCTGTTCTGGGTCTGGCCTGGTGGGCGCTTGATTTTCCTTTTATGAAAAGATATTCAAGAGATTTTATAAAAAAATACCCTCATCTTAAAGGACGTGATCTTGATGTTACCAAAAAGGCATGTGAAAAATTTAAAACAATCCCTGTATCAATTATCAATTTTGCTGAAGGAACCAGGTTTACAAAAACTAAACACAAAAAGCAGGATTCCCCTTATAAAAATTTATTAAAGCCCAAAGCAGGAGGACTCGCATTTGTACTGGGAGCTATGGGGGAATATCTTGACAGCTTTCTGGATGTTACTATTGCCTATCCTGAAGGGGCAAAAAGTTTTTGGGATTTTTTATGCGGCAATATCAAAGACATAAGGGTACAGGTAAAATCATTGACTATAAAACCTGAAATGCTGGGTGATTATTTTGAAGATAAGCAGTTTAGAAACGATTTTCAAACATGGGTAAATAAACTTTGGGAACAAAAAGACAGGTGTATTGATGTTATGCTTTCAGACACTCAGTCTGATATTGATACCAGCAGGTCTGCACTTTCAATTTGTTCAGAGCCGTTACCTGATTTTAACAAAATAAGGATTCTTTGA
- the thrS gene encoding threonine--tRNA ligase: MINITLPDGNIKQFESVPTGFDVAKSISEGLARNCVAMEIDGKLIDLYDEIPGDAKVRLITVKDPEALEILRHTSAHVMAQAILHLYKDAKLTIGPVVEDGFYYDIDMGPVSEEDFDKIEAEMKKIINAKLPVTRKLVSKSEALEFYKNEPYKIEMISDLEDGTISFYEQGDFTDLCRGPHLPHTGFIKAFKLMKVSGAYWRADQSREQLQRIYGTSYFDKKDLKEYLNFIEEAKKRNHRKLGTRLDLFSFHDEAPGMAFFHAKGMVIWNSLLDYWREEHLADGYVETKTPIMLNRDLWIRSGHWDNYRENMYTSQIDEYDYAIKPMNCPGGMLLYAAKPHSYKDLPLRQGEIGLVHRHELSGVLSGLFRVRAFHQDDAHIFMTPEQIKDEILGVLKLIERVYNTFGLGFHLELSTRPVKSIGTDQQWELATNGLKNALDTYGMEYKINEGDGAFYGPKIDVHIKDALGRTWQCGTIQLDMSLPDRFDLSYVGPDNEKHRPIMIHRVIYGSIERFLGILVEHFAGKFPLWLAPVQAVLLPINDEMIPYANEVKKNLEGSGIRTSVDNRAESLKKKVREAQLEYIPLILTIGNKEKEAGTISVRTLDGTVKQDISCDEFISRVTGHIKSRKLDMNLF, translated from the coding sequence ATGATAAACATTACCCTTCCTGATGGAAACATTAAACAATTTGAATCTGTTCCCACGGGTTTTGATGTGGCAAAAAGCATTTCCGAAGGCCTGGCAAGAAATTGTGTGGCTATGGAAATTGATGGAAAACTTATTGATTTATATGACGAAATCCCAGGCGATGCAAAGGTTCGGCTTATTACAGTAAAAGACCCTGAAGCACTTGAAATCCTGCGCCATACCTCAGCCCATGTAATGGCTCAGGCTATATTGCATTTATATAAGGATGCAAAACTGACCATAGGCCCGGTTGTTGAAGACGGATTTTATTATGATATTGACATGGGGCCTGTGTCTGAAGAAGATTTTGATAAAATTGAAGCCGAGATGAAAAAAATTATCAATGCCAAACTTCCTGTTACACGAAAGCTGGTTTCAAAATCAGAAGCACTTGAGTTTTATAAAAATGAACCCTACAAGATTGAAATGATTTCTGATCTGGAAGACGGTACTATTTCTTTTTATGAACAAGGAGATTTTACAGATTTATGCAGGGGTCCCCATCTTCCCCATACAGGTTTTATAAAAGCCTTTAAATTAATGAAGGTTTCAGGTGCATACTGGCGGGCAGATCAAAGCAGGGAGCAGCTTCAGCGGATTTACGGCACATCCTATTTTGATAAAAAAGATTTAAAAGAATATCTTAATTTTATTGAAGAAGCAAAAAAACGCAACCACAGAAAACTGGGTACAAGACTTGATCTTTTCAGCTTTCATGATGAGGCACCGGGTATGGCATTTTTTCATGCCAAAGGTATGGTAATCTGGAATAGTCTTCTTGATTACTGGCGGGAAGAACATCTTGCAGACGGTTATGTGGAAACAAAAACCCCGATCATGCTTAACCGCGATCTATGGATACGAAGCGGTCACTGGGATAACTACCGGGAAAATATGTACACATCACAAATTGATGAGTATGACTATGCAATCAAGCCTATGAACTGCCCTGGGGGAATGCTGCTTTACGCGGCAAAACCCCATTCGTATAAAGACCTGCCCCTGCGCCAGGGTGAAATCGGCCTGGTTCACCGCCATGAACTCAGCGGAGTTTTATCAGGTCTTTTCAGGGTTCGTGCCTTTCATCAGGATGATGCCCATATATTTATGACCCCTGAACAGATTAAAGATGAAATACTGGGTGTATTGAAACTTATAGAACGTGTTTACAATACATTTGGTCTGGGTTTTCATCTTGAATTATCCACACGGCCTGTAAAATCCATTGGCACTGACCAGCAGTGGGAACTTGCAACAAACGGCTTGAAAAACGCCCTTGACACCTATGGCATGGAATATAAAATCAATGAAGGAGACGGCGCTTTTTACGGGCCTAAAATAGATGTTCATATAAAAGATGCCTTAGGCCGTACATGGCAGTGCGGCACAATCCAGCTTGACATGTCTCTTCCTGACAGGTTTGATCTTTCATATGTGGGGCCAGACAATGAAAAACACCGGCCCATAATGATCCACAGGGTTATTTATGGTTCTATTGAACGTTTCTTGGGTATCCTGGTTGAACATTTTGCAGGAAAGTTTCCCCTTTGGCTGGCTCCGGTTCAGGCTGTTTTACTGCCCATTAATGATGAAATGATTCCTTATGCCAATGAGGTTAAAAAAAATCTCGAAGGTTCAGGTATCAGAACCTCTGTTGATAACAGGGCAGAAAGTCTGAAGAAAAAAGTCAGGGAAGCACAGCTAGAATACATTCCCCTAATCCTGACCATAGGAAACAAGGAAAAAGAAGCAGGAACCATTTCAGTTCGTACTCTGGACGGGACTGTAAAGCAGGATATTTCTTGTGATGAATTTATAAGCAGGGTAACAGGACATATAAAATCACGAAAACTGGATATGAATCTTTTTTGA
- a CDS encoding MFS transporter, protein MKINNKISFKWIMGTQYFLYFGVMGIILPYFNLYCFHLNFTGLQIGLLSSVRSVSMILFPVLWGIFADRFRIRRPIYIFCNFMSAGIWIFYFFTTEFNMMFLIAALYSVFYAPIISFMEAFTMDVLNTEKQSYGKIRVWGTIAFIIIVVLIGKLIDLYSVNIILGFIFAGSLIQALISVNIPDIKAEKNIAFVSGADFLRTRHVIIFLICAFMMLFSHGTYYGFFSIHLEKLGFGKTFIGFAWALASIAEILVMINSNRIFKRFSLEDVMFFSFITAGARWLILYFAESQVIILASQCLHAITYGTFHIASILYIDRASPEESKTMGQAVNNALTYGLGTTAGIFLSGYFFESLGAFNLFLVCSLIAFTGGLIIKRQQSL, encoded by the coding sequence ATGAAAATTAATAATAAAATCTCTTTTAAATGGATTATGGGAACCCAGTACTTTCTATATTTCGGGGTTATGGGTATCATTCTTCCATATTTCAACCTGTATTGCTTTCACCTTAATTTTACTGGTTTGCAGATAGGTCTGCTTTCTTCTGTCAGATCTGTATCTATGATCTTGTTTCCTGTTCTATGGGGTATTTTTGCTGATCGTTTTAGAATAAGGCGGCCCATATATATTTTCTGTAATTTTATGAGTGCAGGCATATGGATATTTTATTTTTTTACAACCGAGTTTAATATGATGTTTCTTATCGCAGCTTTATACTCAGTATTTTATGCTCCTATTATATCTTTTATGGAAGCTTTTACCATGGATGTTCTTAATACAGAAAAACAAAGCTACGGGAAAATCAGGGTATGGGGAACAATTGCATTTATCATAATTGTAGTCTTAATCGGAAAACTCATTGATCTTTATTCTGTTAATATCATCTTGGGCTTTATTTTTGCAGGTTCTTTGATCCAGGCATTGATTAGTGTAAATATCCCTGATATTAAAGCAGAAAAAAATATTGCATTTGTTTCAGGTGCAGATTTTTTACGCACCAGGCATGTAATTATTTTCCTGATCTGTGCTTTTATGATGCTTTTTAGTCATGGAACTTATTACGGTTTTTTTTCAATCCATCTTGAAAAACTTGGATTTGGAAAAACCTTTATAGGTTTTGCATGGGCTTTGGCTTCTATTGCCGAGATTCTGGTCATGATAAACTCAAACAGGATATTTAAACGCTTCAGCCTTGAGGATGTTATGTTTTTTTCGTTTATTACGGCTGGTGCAAGATGGCTGATTCTCTATTTTGCAGAATCCCAGGTAATAATTCTTGCTTCTCAATGTCTTCATGCCATTACCTATGGAACATTTCATATTGCAAGTATTCTTTATATTGACAGGGCATCACCTGAAGAATCAAAAACTATGGGGCAGGCTGTCAACAATGCACTGACCTATGGCCTGGGTACTACGGCAGGTATTTTTTTAAGCGGTTATTTTTTTGAGTCTCTGGGAGCTTTTAATCTGTTTCTCGTATGCAGTTTGATTGCTTTTACAGGAGGACTGATAATAAAAAGGCAGCAGAGCCTATAG